One segment of Plasmodium gaboni strain SY75 chromosome 3, whole genome shotgun sequence DNA contains the following:
- a CDS encoding putative DNA polymerase epsilon subunit b, with translation MDPKVTNEDVEEIIKHINENKKNEGEHQDKKIKKKHFVYENLSQRFIITCPTYTQQFSDIYSLRIKIMKTLLMKTIEDIVKKEEGKEKKHNINNINDINNDSINNNSNNYHVLQYLKEIKVNEKCYCIGTIFKKMELRPSILNEYLSEINIIDDSINYTHDEDVLFLEDETARLKLEGNINSDFYITGLTLIVKGIGMSNGSLYVEEIIYSYIPKLSIPPCISNDDKFILFVSGLYINELNKSINNISLLRNFILRLHGDKYLSENLIRLIILGNSLSNIDNDENDMNTIDVFLSSLCSSIHIDLMPGDKDPSDANLPQQPFPNLFFKKTRNFNSFQCVTNPYLFSIDNINICCMSGEPVHNITSYSKNNKMNALKIIAQSRILSPTSPDTLGCYPFTKNDPFCLNDDHTYPHIFINGNCSNLEVQYMNNDKKQLPLLVCLPNFHTSPKAFLINLKNLEYKILTFQVDQ, from the coding sequence ATGGACCCCAAAGTAACAAACGAAGACGTGgaagaaataataaaacatattaatGAGAATAAGAAGAATGAAGGAGAACATCaggataaaaaaataaagaagaaacattttgtatatgaaaatttatCACAAAGGTTTATAATAACATGCCCTACATATACACAACAATTTAGTGATATTTACAGtttaagaataaaaattatgaaaacGCTTTTAATGAAAACGATAGAAGATATAGTAAAGAAAGAAGAAGGaaaggaaaaaaaacataatataaataatataaatgatataaataatgacagtataaataataatagtaataattatcatgttcttcaatatttaaaagaaattaaagTAAATGAAAAATGTTATTGTATTGGAAccatttttaaaaaaatggaatTACGTCCATCcatattaaatgaatatcTAAGTGAAATAAACATAATTGATGATTCCATAAATTATACACATGATGAAgatgttttatttttagaaGATGAAACAGCTAGATTAAAATTAGaaggaaatataaatagtgatttttatataacagGATTAACATTAATAGTTAAAGGTATTGGTATGAGTAATGGTTCTTTATATGTAgaagaaattatatattcttatatacCTAAATTATCTATACCACCATGTATTAGTAATGATgataaatttattttatttgtatctggattatatattaatgaattaaataaaagtattaataatatatctttattaaGAAATTTTATTCTAAGATTACATGgtgataaatatttatcaGAAAATCTAATTAGATTAATTATTCTTGGTAATTCTTTAAGTAATATtgataatgatgaaaatgatatgAATACAATAGATGTTTTCTTATCTTCATTATGTTCTTCTATACATATTGATTTAATGCCTGGTGATAAAGATCCTAGTGATGCCAACCTACCACAACAACCATTTCCtaatcttttttttaaaaaaacaagaaattttaattcattCCAATGTGTTACAAACccatatttattttctattgataatattaatatatgttgtATGTCAGGAGAACCTGTTCATAATATTACTTCTTATTcaaagaataataaaatgaatgCTCTCAAAATTATTGCACAAAGTAGAATATTATCTCCAACTTCTCCAGATACTTTAGGATGTTACCCATTTACTAAAAATGATCCTTTCTGCTTAAATGATGATCATACATATccacatatatttattaatgGTAACTGTTCTAATTTAGAAGTAcaatatatgaataatgaCAAAAAACAATTACCTCTCTTAGTATGTCTTCCAAATTTTCACACATCACCTAAAGCCTTCCTTATTAACCTCAAAAATTTAgaatacaaaatattaacCTTTCAAGTTGAccaataa
- a CDS encoding hypothetical protein (conserved Plasmodium protein, unknown function) — MNNISIRKPLFEVPNENKSNVLKYEKDNDFNNKKNDPLNLESYISSTLPYKRIENNYHNCNNTKYDENNRNDHDHIPLDLNDKENMNFFVNKKNIHNTNLNYNHDNILQSYRKGEINTNYNIMDNMYDVYYINKSKANLNDYLKHVNINHTAPCIGEFRTCMNCFLNISTLFCKTCNIFLCAICNVKLHNNKSNHIINVASSGLYENNVKFNDIILKEKDKWLVELDNSIPIKIREKCSVHTKEYIKYVCKTCKYTLLCADCLLNDPVHVQNKMENDTNIMQTLPEQNRKKEQFLHEQNRKNEQFLPEQVQENDDDDDKNGSENDKDHVNSLLNTIKDDEKKEEVNIMNEKNQKDSNKNKRENQYIVSIYKKEETSDSINKGHIQNVIYNNDIDKLKPGFKLIRGNHEILTLIDARNEIKEELNNKLEILCKKSLILKNTLPSLRNICKYGKITCKNNKRSIRSGFTVTNKILNDKKVKIHNHLKKLQDKSTNFLKKLDEERINYRNYLEKKRSELQHMIKLSNKNAGLALDYYVQKLESFKCLFFTKDNLIDIEKKLEVPHSQIKSEFLSSLIEDMKYDILNSKMNIQNTCHNIKNEFEYLFNCNIEIPVYPVHFRDFLKKRTFNNKQDIDLISNDKKKRQQYFHILPFTDFYMNIEISYQMKCNRKDSLHSKWEKRTVSVRSIYLCIHTHSKYIQSDKNQNDAVGEVVYEGAQEEISEQEKGDKKMIGVDGMENNENNENIKNNENNENIENNENIKNYQHADNIRATFSNQDKCLIQKNMSNNLNNDIESIICLSNVEIKMFNDPDITNITILEKRNYSYGIELTEYNDKKELVGYWLLSVNNENDMKELYHIVCNIKKKNPRAARIPSFHPKINMNNSMFTYHENNISTIYKNFSANLIEPSYFMNTSHKDTNEKNKNFIDQSISDNMSDEKKQYDSIESLTDSDKIKNDEFYQHANSSSLLYYYDYNDDNNNNNNNMNNMNNVNNYMYPSSSSSNNNENHKYVLQNDKRLNMEDFIKNNLKNKVIEKNFKYTNNDIVTKKNNHQESNIINSKGEYNIYSDKRKKEDELNLSRKSSHEYDNKIFHSTGNKSLNVSYENNLYTEKNKNKGTILKEVVEHINNIDEKYPHDLNINFVKKYVIEDEEKHLLPLEMEYNFLSSDEKFDLNKLKNNNDTIYMKHQNEQVLYDMNKNLSIQSNKNSIYSEMKMNHYADQKNNKEERNYDNFTCTQKKNYHIINSDREMNYNNIKYTPNEKEGTSNIHHNFNSNDNNITNSGLFKLDDVKEFLDTFKDSYIDSHNKKENILNMRDKNKEEQRIIYVSDKIFNNTNMNIMDDNKIYDEKNIHKNKKKSTHNDIMNDNINFLSSSIKNNEENLFLDTYQKKKNLMADIYMNKINTNQDDEDDNEKKQKKLILFEYSKNDQVIHNNKNNLESIEEFCDFIEKKNKIIINESYQKKDQSYLNDRKDNEVSLQLINNNKDSSLLDNKKKNFEIIKKEDDAYDLKCSLENNNNNNDNLVITNEIREDREKNDIYKRDIINIKDVSVSPLIDNRHNLNTMKKDITIEPFKIINGKNKLIKDLKKIQEQVERKIKKYKIQMDQENKKPPPSKNKTNMKSIKLKIDDQDNMDSPCIVDYVLNQIGNKKMGQ, encoded by the coding sequence ATGAACAATATTTCAATTCGTAAACCATTATTTGAAGTGCCCAATGAAAATAAGAGTAATGTTCTgaaatatgaaaaagacaatgattttaataataaaaaaaatgacCCATTAAATTTAGAAAGCTATATAAGTTCAACTTTACCATATAAAAGAATTGAAAACAATTATCataattgtaataatactaaatatgatgaaaataatagGAATGATCATGATCATATACCTTTAgatttaaatgataaagaaaatatgaacttttttgttaataaaaaaaatatacataacACAAATTTAAACTATAATCATGATAATATCTTACAATCTTATAGAAAGGGagaaataaatacaaactataatattatggataatatgtatgatgtatattatattaataaaagtaaaGCTAATCTAAATGACTATCTAAAACATGTAAATATTAATCATACTGCACCGTGTATTGGAGAATTTAGAACTTGCATGAACTgctttttaaatatttctaCACTCTTCTGTAAAACttgtaatattttcttatgCGCAATTTGTAATGTAAAattacataataataaatccaatcatattataaatgtaGCTAGTAGCGgattatatgaaaataatgttaaattcaatgatattattttaaaagaaaaagataaatGGCTTGTTGAATTAGATAATAGTATACCAATAAAAATTAGAGAAAAATGTTCTGTTCATACtaaggaatatataaaatatgtatgtaAAACTTGTAAATATACACTACTGTGTGCAGATTGTTTGTTAAATGATCCTGTACATGTTCAGAATAAAATGGAAAATGATACCAACATAATGCAAACTTTACCTGAACAAAATAGAAAAAAGGAACAATTTTTACATGAAcaaaatagaaaaaatgaacaatTTTTACCTGAACAAGTTCAGgaaaatgatgatgatgatgataaaaatggaTCAGAGAATGATAAGGACCATGTGAATAGTTTATTAAATACCATTAAggatgatgaaaaaaaagaagaggttaatataatgaatgagaaaaatcaaaaagatagtaataaaaacaaaagagaaaatcaatatatagttagtatatataaaaaagaagagACAAGTGATTCAATTAATAAAGGTCATATTCAAAATGTGATTTATAATAACGATATTGACAAATTAAAACCTGgatttaaattaattagAGGGAATCACGAAATTCTAACATTGATTGATGCAAGAAACGAGataaaagaagaattaaataacAAATTAGAAATATTGTGTAAAAAATCTctaattttaaaaaatactTTGCCTTCATTGAGaaatatttgtaaatatGGTAAAATTAcatgtaaaaataataaaagatcCATACGATCTGGATTTACTGtaacaaataaaattttgaaTGATAAAAAGGTTAAGATTCAtaatcatttaaaaaaattacaagACAAAAGTACGaactttttaaaaaagttAGATGAAGAAAGAATAAATTATCGAAATTATTtagaaaagaaaagaagTGAATTACAACATATGATAAAATTGAGTAATAAAAATGCAGGTTTGGCATTAGATTATTATGTACAGAAATTAGAATCATTtaaatgtttattttttacaaaagataatttaatagatatagaaaaaaaattagaagTACCTCATTCTCAAATAAAATCAGAATTTTTATCATCTCTAATAGAAGACATGaaatatgatattttaaattcaaaaatgaatatacaaaatacatgtcacaatataaaaaatgaatttgaatatttatttaattgtAATATAGAAATTCCTGTATATCCAGTTCATTTTAGagattttttaaaaaagagaacatttaataataaacaagATATTGACTTGATAAgtaatgataaaaaaaaaagacaacaatattttcatatattacCTTTTACagatttttatatgaatattgAAATATCTTATCAAATGAAATGTAATAGAAAAGATTCATTACATTCAAAATGGGAAAAAAGGACAGTGTCAGTTCgttcaatatatttatgtattcatacacattcaaaatatatacagTCTGATAAAAATCAAAATGATGCAGTAGGGGAGGTAGTATATGAGGGGGCACAGGAGGAAATAAGTGAACAAGAGAAGGGAGATAAGAAAATGATAGGTGTAGATGGAATggaaaataatgaaaataatgaaaatattaaaaataatgaaaataatgaaaatattgaaaataatgaaaatattaaaaattacCAACATGCAGACAATATACGTGCTACATTTTCAAACCAAGACAAGTGCCTAATTCAAAAAAACATGTCAAAcaatttaaataatgacATCGAATCTATTATATGTCTTAGCAATgttgaaataaaaatgttcAATGATCCTgatataacaaatataactatattagaaaaaagaaattattcTTATGGAATAGAGCTAACTgaatataatgataaaaaagaattagTTGGTTATTGGCTTTTAAGTGTAAATAATGAAAACGATATGAAAgaattatatcatatagtatgtaatattaaaaagaaaaatcCTAGAGCTGCTCGTATACCTTCATTTCATCCTAAGATcaatatgaataattcTATGTTTACTTATcatgaaaataatataagtaCGATATATAAGAATTTTTCAGCAAATCTTATTGAACCATCTTATTTTATGAATACATCTCATAAGGATACAAAtgagaaaaataaaaattttatagaTCAAAGTATAAGTGATAATATGAGTGATGAGAAGAAACAATATGATAGTATAGAATCCTTAACAGATAgtgataaaataaaaaatgatgaattTTATCAACATGCAAATAGTTCTagtttattatattattacgACTACAAcgatgataataataataataataataatatgaataatatgaataatgtgaataattatatgtatcctagtagtagtagtagtaataataatgagaATCATAAATATGTTCTACAAAATGATAAACGTCTTAATATGGAAGATTTTATTAAGAacaatttaaaaaataaagtcatcgaaaaaaattttaagtacacaaataatgatatagtaaccaaaaaaaataacCATCAAGAatcaaatattattaattcGAAGGgtgaatataatatatattcagataaaagaaaaaaagaagatgAATTAAATTTAAGCAGGAAGTCATCACACgaatatgataataaaatatttcattcGACAGGTAATAAATCTTTGAATGTTTcttatgaaaataatttatatactgaaaaaaataaaaataaaggaaCTATATTAAAGGAGGTAGTagaacatataaataatatagatgaAAAATATCCTCAtgatttaaatataaattttgtaaaaaaatatgtaatagAAGATGAAGAGAAACATCTATTGCCCTTAGAAATggaatataattttttgtcTAGTGATGAGAAATTCgatttaaataaattaaaaaataacaatgatacaatatatatgaaacatcaaaatgaacaagtattatatgatatgaataaaaatttatcGATTcaaagtaataaaaatagtatatatagtgaaatgaaaatgaatCATTATGCAGaccaaaaaaataataaagaagaaagaaattatgataattttacatgtacacaaaaaaaaaattaccatataataaatagTGACAGAGaaatgaattataataatattaaatatacaccaaatgaaaaagaagGAACTTCAAATATTCatcataattttaattctaatgataataatataacaaacTCTGGACTTTTTAAATTAGATGATGTTAAAGAATTTCTAGACACATTTAAGGATTCATACATAGATAgtcataataaaaaagaaaacattttaaatatgaGAGATAAGAATAAAGAAGAGCAgagaataatatatgtatctgataaaatatttaataacactaatatgaatattatggatgacaacaaaatatatgatgaaaaaaatatacataagAATAAGAAGAAATCTACACATAATGATATCatgaatgataatattaattttttaagtagttcaataaaaaataatgaagaaaatttatttttagatacatatcaaaaaaaaaaaaatctcATGGCagatatttatatgaataagATTAATACTAATCAagatgatgaagatgataatgaaaaaaaacaaaaaaagttaattttatttgaatattcaaaaaatgaCCAAGTgatacataataataaaaataatttagaGAGTATAGAAGAATTCTGTGATtttattgaaaaaaaaaataaaataataataaatgagtcttatcaaaaaaaagatCAATCATATCTGAATGATAGAAAAGATAATGAAGTGTCTTTACAacttataaataataacaaagATTCTTCATTGttagataataaaaaaaaaaattttgaaataataaaaaaggaagaTGATGCATATGACTTGAAATGTTCcttagaaaataataataataata